TTTCAGTGAGGCCCAGCGATCAGAGATGGTCCGCTATCTAAGGAACGTGCAGAGGGAAGACGGAGGATGGGGGCTGTGAGTGTCTGCACTAtttacacattaattttgatgcaTCTTAATTACGTACATATagacttgtacatgtacatgtcatgacAGTGTGATTTACTTTGCCAGAAAGAAGCCTGTTTTCTgtaattacatgcatggccATCATGCTATTGTTCAGCTGTCTGCAGCACATGTATATTCCCAGGCAGATTTTAATAAGGAAAGGTACTGAACTAAAAAATAGTGTAATATCAGGAAAATGTCAGGGAAATGTGGCCGctattgtacgtacatgcttTTGAGTAAGAATGGTGGAGATAGTGGTGAATAGTGAGCGATAGTGCACGAGGGAAAAGGGGGGATGGTGGGGGATGATGGGGGATGATGGGAGAGAGTGTGGGGGATTATATATGAGAGTGGTGGAGAGTATAGTAATGTCAAGTTCCAATtctcaatgataattattataattacgtTCGTCCACCAACAGACACATTTGTGGCAAATCTACTGTGTTTGGTACTGTTTTGAACTACGTCACTCTGCGACTTTTGGGAGTGAGTAGAGATGACCCGGATGTAGTCAGGGCTCGctccctcctccacacactgGGTGGTGCTGTGAGTATTCCCTCCTGGGGGAAATTCTGGCTCTCTGTTCTTAACGTCTACCACTGGGACGGTGTCAATTCTCTTCTACCAGAGCTCTGGTGAGTAGACTAtaattctctataattattatgctgtaGGTATACGTACGTACTTGCAAGTTAAATTATTCTTTGACAACCAACTTAATATTGTTCTCTAATAATTACAGGTTACTGCCCACTTTTATTCCCATCCACCCTTCGAACTGGTGGTGTCACTGTCGCCAGGTAATGGTATTTGTTTGTATCCGACAGCGCGCTACATACataatgtatacatacatgtacttataattatgcacaccactataattgtacgtaacatcatgcatgcatgtatatactgaaCAATACCCTTCAAGAAGAAGGTGTATTTACCATACCCATATAAGGCTTACTTTACCTTATTTACTGGTGTGCTCTTGTAGTAGACATTAGGGGATTAAGACATTAATTATGCGACTGTATTCTTGGCTTTCCAGGTGTACCTGCCCATGGGCTACTGCTATGCTCACAGGATAAGAGCTGAGCCCACCAGATTAATACAGGAGCTGAGAGAGGTGGGTATATCCATCTTCTGGAGCGTCCAGTCATTTATTGATAGGCGATCCTCGTGAATTCTAAACAAAATTGATTGTACCTGTACCAGTCCGTACGTACCTTTGTGTCAGTATAAGCTACTAACTTAACTTGCTgatcactacatgcatgcaactgatACTTGTTTTGCAGGAGCTGTACACTACTCCGTACGACAGCATTAACTGGCCTGCCCAGAGGGGCAACATTGCCCCAGGCGACATCTTCTCTCCCCATAGCAAAACTCTAGACTTCACTCTGGGTGAGCATGGTTGAATCCGACAACTGTGATGTTCTAGTTACATGGACCATTCACTTCAcgagtttataattatatacactgtattcACTTTACAACCATAAAAACAAGTTTGTGCTCGATCACGTATGCACTAGTTTTTAGATGCATGCACGTGGTATTGAAACATGTAGTAGCCTACCTAGTGTTTGGTAGTATGGTTTTTACTTCAGCTTCCTCTCCACATGCTTTCTCTAGGTGTGGCCAACCTTTACGAACGGTTTTCCATTGGCTACCTACGGTCGTGGGCAACCAGTGAATGTCTGAAGCAGATCAAAGGAGACGACCAGTTTACCAATTGCATCAGCATTGGGCCAGTGAGTTCATGCAACCTGTATATATAGAATAATACAAGAATCTATCCGTTCAGCTTATTATCTAAGGTCGGAAATGAATTCTGCCATCATTCGATTACTGTAACACTAAACTTTCAATATCATTTAGTGTGTGGCCACTTAAATTAATGCAGATCTCCAAAGTGATTCAGATGCTAGTGCGATGGCATGCTGACGGTCCTGACTCGGCCAGGTTCAAGGAGCATGCCAGCAGAGTACCTGACTACCTATGGTGAGCCAATCGTAAagagatacatgtacgtaattatatacaccTGACCAGCATGTACAGTTATAGTGCCAGCGCTTATCATTGCTCTTTTCTGCAGGATTGGATTGGATGGCATGAAAATGCAGGTACGTACTTGTGCAGTATCAGCTGtgtaggtatatataattaaccCCACCCATAGGGAACAAATGGATCTCAACTATGGGACAGTGCGTTCGCAACTCAAGCATTTATTGAAGTAAGTTTTTTCTATTATACACAACTCGTCCCCACGCCCACTTTGGATCCTTATTGGTTGAAGAAAAAGGCTGTGTAGGAGGCTAGCACAAGAAATAGACGCATTATTGTTTGTCTTAGGCAAATGTAATCTACATATCgggtatatattatacatgtacttgttgcATCAGCTTGAATAACTGTGTTCCAGGCAAGTGCGTATGAGGATGATGACTTCTCTGAGAATATGAAGGCAGTGTTTCGGTTCCTTAAAGGCACTCAGGTATGGTACTACAGATTTCTGCCTACATATAACTTGGTGCTATTTCCATAACGTAcattcaatataattattggtatgCAGATTCCCGACAACCCTCCCGACTACAAGAAATACTACAGGCACATGAACAAAGTGAGTTTATGGGCATGCATAGATGGCGTTAAGAATCAAATCAGCGTACACCTGCAAGACATTATGTCTTTTCAATCCTATATTAagtatgcatgtacgtataactTAATATGCATGCTAGGTGTTTACTAGCTGGCGCTACTGTAGGTATGCCTGacaagatacacacacacgagaTCATGCATACTTTGCTTGTATACAGGGGGCATTTCCATTCAGTACAGTTGAGTGTGGCTGGCATGTGTCCGACTGCACAGCCGAAGGTCTCAAGTCAGTCATGCTACTGCAGGAGAAGTGCAGGTTAGTCTTATTTAAGATTATCAGCAGCTAATTGTGATGAATC
The Halichondria panicea chromosome 14, odHalPani1.1, whole genome shotgun sequence DNA segment above includes these coding regions:
- the LOC135348068 gene encoding lanosterol synthase-like isoform X2; amino-acid sequence: MLAPMLPKACTPKEAAKNGMLFYSKLQAEDGHWTGDYGGPLFLMAGLVIVCHMTDTPFSEAQRSEMVRYLRNVQREDGGWGLHICGKSTVFGTVLNYVTLRLLGVSRDDPDVVRARSLLHTLGGAVSIPSWGKFWLSVLNVYHWDGVNSLLPELWLLPTFIPIHPSNWWCHCRQVYLPMGYCYAHRIRAEPTRLIQELREELYTTPYDSINWPAQRGNIAPGDIFSPHSKTLDFTLGVANLYERFSIGYLRSWATSECLKQIKGDDQFTNCISIGPISKVIQMLVRWHADGPDSARFKEHASRVPDYLWIGLDGMKMQGTNGSQLWDSAFATQAFIEASAYEDDDFSENMKAVFRFLKGTQIPDNPPDYKKYYRHMNKGAFPFSTVECGWHVSDCTAEGLKSVMLLQEKCSYLGDSIEDDRLFDCVNVLLSMQNSNGGYSSYETKRAGAVVELLNPAEVFGDIMVDYTYVECTSAVVQALKHFSDQFPTHRTQEIDLCLRRGLRYVLSIQKPDGSWEGCWGVCFTYGTWFGLEALACMGRRYDLGTAGDEVKKACDFLLSKQKSDGGWGEDFSSCEQRVYVETESSEVVNTCWALLGLMAVRYPDPSVIAKGIKVVMSRQLSNGDWKQEGVKGVFNKTCAITYTSYRNVFPIWTLGRFSRLYPDIDCSEI